aaaaaactaattaatataTGTTGCGAACGTGTACGTGCGCGTTTGGCGCCAATTTTCAGTGGTATGTGCATAAGTTACATATGCACACATAGACTCAACGAAATCTGGACATACGCATACATTTATACATATAGAAAACATACCTTCTTTTGTCCGCATTTTGCGAAAACATCAGCATGCTTGTTCTTAAGATGCGAAGCCAGGTTGGTGGTATTGCTGCTGATTTTTATTACGTTGTTGCAAAGTTTGCACTTTGCTGTCCCGTTTTTCTCAATAAAATAGTTGGATTTCACACTCATTTTCTCGTTTGTTTGCGCTTTGATTTTTCCACGTGCAGCTAGCTAATTCAGAATTCAGAGTGACCGAAGACAAAAATATcacaaaatatcaaaaatttgtAATCGATATTCCGATACTTgggcaaaaaaaatatcacgatataaatatatcatttttagaaaaagatatccatatattgatattttgatatattatcaaAAACCCTAAGAAGAGACCAATGGTCTCAGACCACGCTGAACACTAAAATAAGGAattaaaatcagttattaaaaggttattaaagttattatttaCAAATCACGTACGGGCAATCCATAGATTTCACATATAGTACCCACGTTGTACTCTAATATATTGAAGCAATCAAAGGAAGAGTTAAATCAGCTATTGAGAGCCAAAGAAGTGCATTTTGACGACAAGTCTTGCATTGCTGCAAACACCTTGTTCAAAATGAGCAACAAGCATGAGGCTGGCCCGGATAACGTACCAGATCAGGCAACTGCAAATAACAATGTGTTATAATATTAGGCGGCAGCATAGATTCCCAGCACCAGACAAGCAAAATCGTGTCTCAAGATTGAGGTGCGGGAGGCGACACCGAATTAAAAGACTGGTTGAGTGCACGTTTCGAAAGGAGATATGTAGCTAATGTTTGtcaaggagtagcgggacttCAATTAATGCTTCGCGAAATAGAACAGAATCAAATTGGTACAAAAATGGACGCAATCTTTTCGCGGGTTGAAATAGCGGATATAATGGTGGTAGTGGAAGCCTTTTAGGGGGAGTATGGCATTCCTTTCAATTGATATTGGCTATATGCGAGGCGTCTTCTTATTGGGCCCGCAAAGAGTTACTTCTCATATCAAGGAATTGATATGAGTAAGCAAGGCCAATTTGCCAAATTATTTATCGTTAGCCAACCCATTTAAGAATAAATACCGtggaattatatatatataagttaacACGCGCAAAAAGAATTTGGAAAAATTGCCAAATTGCAGACCGGATCCGACGGCCAACACGCGTAAGGGCGAAACTGCTGATCGCGCATTCCTGACATCGTACTTAGGCGTTTGCGCGGCAGCGCAAATAAGGGCTTCATGGTGCGACCGGGACAGACCTTCAGCTTAGTTTAAAACTAAACTCCGCAGCTATAGCTGGCGatcaatataataattaacaaTCCATTGTatgaattaaaatatctttggcTTGAAAAGGTTTAAgtgaaataaagaaaaacctTGGTATCTAAATAAAGAAACCCAATTaaataattggcgcccaataggaataattttcaaaaagccACCAAAATTAAACCAAAttcaaaaaagtgaaaaagtggAGTCAATAGAAAATCTAGAacccaaattaaaattaaatcaaattccaAAAAGTGGAACGAATATTACAAAAGTGCAAGTGTTTATGTGAACGCAAACCCCTCCGCAGGAATAATATTGACCAAAAGGGAGCTGTAGGGAAACCCCTCGCCCCCCTCCGTGGGAGTAACAGAGCAACAGGGAGCTGTAGGGAAACCCCTTGCCCCCCTCCGCGGGAAAAATTGAGCAAAAGGGAGCTGTAGGGAAACCCCTCGCCCCATCCGTGGGATCTACAGCGACAGCAGCAGAATCCAGCAACAATTATAAGAATATTTCAGAAAATGTAAGTAGGCTATTTGTCCGAattatcataaataaaaacgcaAATATAAAACGGTTCGCTAAATCTGTGAGCATTGAAGTAAAACGattaaacttaaataacaCTTACCGAGTCGTCTCGTATTTCAAAGAATATACCGGGAGAATTGGTTCAAATTTTtaccaaatataaaataatttaaaaccaaagtttttgtgtaaattttttttttgtaaaaagcCAAAATCGATAAATTTACcgaaagaaataatataagaaatacacaagataatattttaaaacttaaaaacatttatcaatagtaaataaaactttatatttcttaaacaacgtttttaatgatatttgaTATTATTTCTCCCCGCTAATGGAatcaataatataaaaaaaacaactcttgatcagtttttatgatgaccatatatttttaccaatattaacACATGTCCGATTCAGACGGGGAAATTTTAGAAGAGTATAGGAAACttttagaaaccaaaataaaaaagcatacAACGAGAGAAAATCAGGATTTTAACGAAGAGGGTAGTCACACGTCGACCAGTGGGAACACAGGCAAAGTACTTATCCGGAAGAGTGCCTTCGCTACAGAAAATCTGGAAACTAGTAGACAGCACAGACAAACAGAAATGCAGCCAGAACAATTAGCAAATATGGAGGTCGCAATAAATCAGGCACTTCAAAGACAGCAGACGCAATTTGACGAAAAATTAGCCACAATTATGGGGGAGCTaaatttactaagaaaaaCTCCGAAA
Above is a window of Drosophila biarmipes strain raj3 unplaced genomic scaffold, RU_DBia_V1.1 ptg000019l, whole genome shotgun sequence DNA encoding:
- the LOC108032945 gene encoding uncharacterized protein LOC108032945 isoform X2; amino-acid sequence: MSVKSNYFIEKNGTAKCKLCNNVIKISSNTTNLASHLKNKHADVFAKCGQKKLSMNFEKVMTITESLRNVEHFNDSI